The window CCACTGCGCTGGACGTCACCGTGCAGGCGCGCATTTTGCAAATCCTGCGCGACCTGCAACAACAGAGCGACATGGCGGTGCTGTTTATTACGCACGATATGGGCGTGGTAGCGGAAATCGCCGATCGCGTGGTGGTGATGTATCGCGGCGAAATCGTGGAGCAAGGCACCGTCGAACAGATTTTTGCCGCACCACAGCACCCGTATACCCAGTCACTGCTGGCCGCGGTACCGAAACTGGGCGACATGCGCGACAGCCTCTGGCCGAAGCGTTTCCCACTGCTAGGGCAGGCTGCCGACCCAGAGAATATTGAACAGGTCACCGCACGCTATGACGCCGAGCCGCTGTTAGATATTCGCGGGCTGCGGGTTTATTACCCGATGCGCAGCGGGATTTTGTCCACCGTAACTCACCACGTTCACGCGGTAGAACAGATCGATTTTAATGTCTGGCCGGGCGAAACGCTGGCTATCGTTGGGGAAAGTGGCTGTGGCAAATCCACCACCGGACGCGCCCTGCTACGTCTGGTACAGAGCGAAGCCGAAAGCATCCATTTTCAGGGCAACGAAATTTCCCAGATGAAAGAGCGTGACTTCCAGCCGCTGCGTCGGGAAATGCAGATGGTGTTTCAAGACCCGTATGCCTCACTCAATCCGCGCCTGACTGTCGGCTTTACCATCGCCGAACCGCTGCTGCTCCACGGATTGGTGAAATCACTGGAAGAAGCGACACCACAGGTGCAGGCGCTGCTAAAAAGCGTCGGCCTGCTGCCTGAGCACGCACGCCGTTATCCGCACGAATTTTCCGGCGGGCAGCGTCAGCGTATCGCGATTGCTCGCGCGATGGCGCTACAGCCGCAGGTCATCATTGCTGATGAAGCCGTTTCAGCGCTGGATGTGTCGATTCAGGCACAGGTCGTCAACCTGATGATGGATCTCCAGAAGAAAACCGGCGTGTCGTGGATTTTCATTTCGCACGATATGGCCGTTGTTGAGCGCATCGCCAACCGCGTCGCGGTGATGTACCTAGGCCAGATTGTGGAGATCGGCCCGCGCCAGTCGGTGTTTAACGATCCGCAGCATCCGTATACCCGCCGCCTGTTGGCCTCAGTTCCAATTGCCGATCCAACGCGTCGCGGTACACGCCAGTTTGACGACAGCGAAATCCCCTCTCCTTTGCGTAAAGCAGGTGAGACCGTCGCCAAAACGCGCTACCGAGAGGTCGCGCCGCAGCACTGGGTCGCCGACAACGAATCGGCAGCCTGAAACACGATGTAGTTACAAAAGAATAGCGAAAAAACACGACATATTGATAAACACAACACACGTTAATTGCTGACCAGGAGAGATAACCATGAAGCCATTTGTTCGCCGCTCTGCCGTTGCCCTCGGGCTCTCACTGTGTCTGGCGGCTGTTGCCCAGGCGCAAGACCTTCGCATTTCTATCTATGCCGACATCACCGGGCTCGACCCACACGACACCTCGGACACGCTGAGCTACTCCATTCAGAGCGGCATCTTCGAGCGTCTGTTCCAGTTCGATAATAAAATGAAGCTGGTACCGCGTCTGGCGACGGGCTACACCAGTAACGATAACGCCACCGAATTCGTCGTAACGCTGCGTGAAGGCATCACCTTCCAGGACGGCGCACCGTTCAACGCCGACGCCGTTAAAGCCAACCTCGACCGTCTGGCCGATCAGAGCAAAGGTCTGAAGCGCAACAGCCTGTTTAACATGGTGCAAACCGTCACCGTGCTGTCGCCGACGCAGGTTAAAATCGAGCTGAACAAATCCTTCGGTGCCTTTGTGAACACGCTGGCGCACCCGTCTGCCGTCATGCACAGCCCGGAAGCCCTGAAGAAATACCCAGACGAAGCACAGCTGCGCGTACACCCGGTCGGTACCGGTCCATTCAAGTTCACCGAATGGCAGCAGGGTAAAGACGTGAAGTTGGTAAAATTCGACAACTACTGGCAGAAAGGCTGGCCGAAAGTCGACAGCGTGACCTTCTACCCGACGCCGGAAGATTCCACCCGCGTGGCGTCACTGAAATCCGGTCAGGTTGATGCCGTGTATCCGCTGCCTTCCGATCTGATCGCCACCGTACAAAGCGACAGCAAGCTGGCGATTCAGCGCGACCCGAGCATCTATCAATTCTGGCTGGCGATGAACAACCTGCGTCCGCCGTTGAACGATATCCGCGTGCGTCAGGCGCTTAACTACGCCATCAACCGCGACATCTGGCTGAAAGTGGGCTTTGCCGGTATGGGCGTTCCTGCTACATCCGCGATGGCACCGGACGTGCAGTTCTTCGCGCGTCAAACCTCACCTAACTACACCTACAACCCAGAGAAAGCTAAGGCGCTGCTGAAAGAAGCCGGCTATGCCAACGGCCTGAACCTGAAACTGTGGACGACGAACCGCACCGACTACATCCGCAGCGCGCAGTTCTTCAAACAACAGTTAGAGCAGGTTGGCGTCAAAGTCACCGTCACACCGATGGACTCCGGGATGCGTAACGCCAAACTGTTTGGCGTGAAAGATCCGAAAGATGCCGAATTTGACCTGTTCTACAACGGCTGGTCTCCATCCACCGGTGATGCCGACTGGGCGCTGCGTCCGCTGTTCGCCACCGAGTCTTGGGTGCCGGTCGCGTACAACGTCTCCTATTACAGCAACCCGGTAGCAGATAAAGCGATTACCGCCGGCCTGGCCACCGCCGATGCTGACAAACGTGCCGCCGCTTACGCTGACGCCCAGCGCCAGATTTGGCAGGACGCGCCTGTGGTCTTCCTGGGTACACCGGACAACATTGTCGGTAAAACCAAGAACCTCGACGGCGTGTACATGCTAGCAGACGGCTCGCTGATCTTCGATCAGGCTGAATTTAAGTAATCGGTCAGGGAGAACGCCATGTTTGCTTATATCGTCCGACGTTTGCTGGAAATGATCCCGGTTCTGCTGGTGGTCTCCCTGTTAGTGTTCGGTTTTATCAAGCTGTTGCCGGGTGATCCGGCACGTATTTACGCGGGTGCTGATGCGACGATTGAGGCGGTGGAAGCCGCTCGTCAACAGTTAGGCTTGAATGACCCACTGCCGCAGCAGTATGTCCACTGGCTCGGCGGCCTGTTCAGCGGCGATCTGGGTGTGACGTACCGCACCCAGCAGCCGGTCATCGACGTCATCAGCAAGAGCTTTATGCCTACCATGTGGCTGGCGCTGGCGGGCTTCGTCTGGTCGGTGCTGCTCGGCCTGCTGATTGGCGTGGTATCCGCGCTCAAGCGGGGCAAATGGCAGGACTGGACGCTGATGAGCTTCGCGGTTGGCGGAATTTCCATGCCTCCGTTCTGGCTCGGCCTGCTGCTGATTCAGTTTGTGGCCATGCCATTCGGCGTCTTTTCCGTCAGCGGTTTTAATCAGCCCAGCGACATCATTCTGCCCGCGCTAACGCTCGGGGCCTCGGTAGCCGCCGTCATGGCACGCTTTACCCGCTCCGCGTTTCTGGAAGTCGCACAGGAAGACTACGTGCGCACCGCGCGATCCAAAGGGCTACGCAATCGGCTGGTCACCTGGAAGCATGTGATGCGTAACGCGCTGATTCCGGTCATCACCATGCTGGGGCTGCAATTCGGCTTCCTGCTCGGTGGCTCCATCGTGGTAGAAAGCGTATTTAGCTGGCCGGGATTGGGCTGGCTGCTGATTGAATCGATCAAGACGCAGGATCAGCCGGTCATTCAGGCGCTGGTCATGCTGTTCGTGTTTGAATTTATTGTCATTAACCTGTTGGTGGACCTGCTGTACGCGGTGGTCAATCCGGCGATTCGCCTACGTTAGGAGACACGATGAACCTGCCTTCCGAACCCGTCGTGGCCGCAGCCACGCTTGATGAAGAGACGATACGTTCGCCGTGGCGCGATTTCGTTCAGGTCTTTATCCGTAACCCAATGGCGCTGGTGTCCAGCGGCTTTGTCCTGCTGCTGGTACTGGTTGCGATTTTCGCGCCCTGGCTGGCACCGTGGAACCCGATGGAGCCTGACTGGACGGCGCTGGCTTCACCGCCTTCAGCAGCGCACTGGATGGGCACCGACGATCTCGGACGCGATGTGATGAGCCGCATCATCTACGGCGCACGCATCTCGTTATACATCGGTATCTTTTCCGTCACGCTCGGCATGCTGGTCGGCATCGTACTCGGCCTGCTGGCAGGCTATTACGGCCGCTGGGTGGATACGCTGATCATGCGCGGTTCCGACGTGCTGTTCGCCTTCCCCGGCATGCTGCTGGCGATTGCGGTCGTCGCCATCCTCGGCCCTGGCCTGAATAACGTGATTATCGCTGTCGCCGTCTTCAGCGTACCAGTCTTCGCGCGAATCGTGCGAGCCTCTACGCTATCGCTGAAACAGGCAGCCTATGTAGAAGCGGTACGCTGTGCCGGTGCACCGGATCGCATCATACTGATGCGCCACATCCTGCCCGGTACGCTGCCTAACGTGATCGTCTATTTCACCATGCGTATCGGCACCAGCATCCTGACGGCGGCAGGGCTGAGCTTCATCGGCCTTGGCCCAGAACCGGACGTACCGGAATGGGGCAATATTCTGGCGATGAGCCGCAGCCTGATGATGGCAGGCGCCTGGCACGTCAGCGTGTTCCCCGGCCTCGCGATTTTCTTTACCGTGCTGGCGTTTAACCTGCTCGGGGATGCGTTGCGTGATACGCTCGATCCCAAACTGAAAAGCTGAGGAAGGCGATGCACGGCGATCACCAGATAAACGACTATCACCAACAGCAGCAGGCGCTGTTGCTACAACGCTGGAAAACGACGCGGCAGTTGGGTACGCCGCGCTCGGCTAGCGGACCACAGAACAGTATCAGTGATGTGGCAGGCGTGCGCGTCGGCCACTACACGCTGGCGGCTGGGGAAGTGCAAACCGGCGTCACGGCGATTGTGCCGCCCGGCGAGAACCTGTTCATCCAGCCTCTGCCCTGCGGCGCTGCAGTGCTGAACGGCTTCGCCAAGCCCGTCGGACTAGTACAGATTGAGGAACTGGGACAGCTGCAAACGCCCATCCTGCTCAGCAACACGCTGGCGACCGGCACGCTGTTTACCACGCTGGTGCGCGACGCCATTGCCCGTAATCCTGAACTGGGTCGCACGCTGCCGACGGTGAACCCGCTGGCGTTGGAGTGCAACGACGGCTGGCTGAACGACATTCAGGCGCTGGCGGTGACAGAGCACATGGCACGACAGGCGCTGGACAGTGCAGCAGACCGCTTCGCTCGCGGCAGCGTCGGTGCAGGACGCGGAATGAGCTGCTTTAGCCTGAAAGGCGGCATCGGCACCGCATCACGCCTGATCCCCGAATTGAACGCCACGCTCGGCGTACTGGTGCTGGCAAACTTCGGTACGCTTTCCTCACTGACGCTGGACGGCGTGCAGATGGGCAACGCTATCGCGCCCATCCTGCCGGAGCTTGCGCCACAGCAGGATGCCGGATCGATCATCATTATCATGGCAACAGATGTCCCACTCGACGCCCGTCAGCTGAAGCGCATCGCCAAACGCGCTGGCGCAGGGCTTGGTCGACTCGGCAGTTACTGGGGACACGGTTCCGGTGATATCGCCGTCGCGTTCTCTACCCGCCCACAGCCACAGCCGCCGGAGGATGCGCAGCTTGAACCGCTGTTAAGCGCCGCCGCCGACGCCACCGAACACGCGGTGCTCGACGCCATGCTTCAGGCTGACGCCGTGACCGGTTTTCGCGGCCATCATCGCCCGACGCTGCCACAGGCGTTGGATCGGCTGGCCGCAGCGCTTTATCCATAAGCCCATTCTTCCGTAGGAAACTGATTATGAAAGTGTTTATTTCTGCTGATATCGAAGGGATCGCGGGCGTCATGCGCCCTGAGCAGTGCAGCCCCGGCACCGCGGAATACCAGTTGGCACGCGGCCTAATGGAGCAGGAAGTGAATGCCGCGATTGACGGCGCGTTCGCGGGTGGCGCAACAGAAGTCGTTGTTGCCGACAGCCACGCGGCGATGGTCAACCTGCGCGCAGAGAACATCGACCCTCGCGCCCGGCTGGTACAGGGCAAACCGCGCGGCTATTCGATGGTTGAAGGGCTGGAACAGCAGCAATTCGACGGCCTGATGTTCATCGGCTACCACAGCGCGGCGGGCGAGTTTGGCGTGCTGTCGCATACCATCAACGGGCGTGCGTTCTACCGCGTGCGTATCAACGGTGAAATCATGGGCGAGAGCGACATCTACGCTGCCGCTGGCGTAGAACAGAAGACGCCACTTTGGTTGGTCAGTGGAGACGACACGCTCCAGAGCTGGATCGCCCGCTACTACCCCGCCACCGACTACGCCTGCGTCAAACGCGCCATCTCGCAGCACGCGGCTGAATCCCTCAGCACCGAACAGGCGCGTCAGGTGATTCGTGACGCGGCAAAAGCGGCGGTAGAAAAAGCCCACCAGACGCTGAATTCGCGGATTCAGGCGCCCTATCGTCTCGAACTGATGGTGGCAAAACCGGTACTGGCCGATCTATTCTGTCTGCTGCCGAGCGTTGAACGTTTGGATGCCATAACCGTAGGTTATACGGCGCAGAGCATGCGGGAAATCACCAGCCTGCTGGGCGCGTTTTCCTATCTGGCGACAACGCAAAACTGATTCCGGTCTATCCGCCTCTTTTAGAGAGGCGTAAACCGACTGAAAAGAGAATTTATCGCATGACGAAACCCGTGATTGTGATCCACGGTGGCGCTGGTGCGCTGACCCGCTCGGCCATGAGCCCTGAAAAAGAACAGCGCTATCTGGCCGAGCTGTCCGAGATTGTCGCCAGCGGACAACGCATTCTGGCCGAAAACGGCAGTGCGCTGGATGCCGTGACGGAGGCCGTCCGTCTGCTGGAAGAGTGCCCGCTGTTCAACGCCGGACACGGCTCAGTCTTCACCCACGCGGAAACCCACGAACTGGACGCCAGCATCATGGACGGACGTTCGCTTGATGCTGGCGCGGTGAGCTGCGTCAGCCATATCCGTAACCCGATTCTGGCAGCCCGCACCGTTCTCGAAGCAAGTCCGCACGTGATGTTTACCGCTGACGGCGCGGAAGCATTTGCAGAACAGCACGGTCTGGAAAGGGTTGACCCTGCATTTTTCTCCACCGACGAACGTCGCCAACAGTTGCATAACGCGCAGGCAGGCGCGGGCCGCGTCATTCTCGACCACGACGGCCAGAGCGACCCTATCGATCCCGACCGTAAATTTGGTACCGTCGGCGCGGTCGCGCTCGACAGCGCAGGAAATCTTGCGGCAGCCACCTCAACGGGCGGCATGACCAACAAACAGGCCGGACGCGTGGGCGACAGCCCGATTATCGGCGCAGGCTGCTACGCCAATAACCAGACGGTCGCCGTTTCCTGCACCGGTACGGGCGAAGTCTTTATGCGTGCTGTCGCCGCTTATGATGTCTCGGCGCTGATGGAATACGCCGGACTCACGCTACAGCAAGCCAGCGATCGCGTCGTGATGGAGAAACTGGTGCGGATGGACGGCAGCGGTGGGCTGATTGCCGTCGACAAAGCGGGCAATATCGCCCTGCCGTTTAACAGTGAAGGCATGTACCGCGGCTACGGCTACGTGGGAGAAACCCCCGTCGCCGATATCTATCGTTAAGCTATCAGCCGCCGAAACAGAGCCAAATCGCCCAATATCGGTGCAATCGCACCATTATTGGGCATCAAAATGGTGCACAACGCACCCTCATCGTTTATCTATCGACCATTCATCGCGGCCTTATAATCTGGCGTAATAATTGCAGACTTTTTGGTTATTACTCATACGATGCTCACCAGAAAGCGTCAGCCGGAGCCTGCAACCATGCGATTACGCCATATTGAAATCTTCCAGGCCATTGTTCAGGCAGGCACCATCAGCGGCGCCGCCCGTTTGCTCAACGTTTCACAGCCCAACGTCAGTCGGGTATTGAATCACGCGGAACAGCAGCTCGGTTTTTCCCTGTTTGAACGTCGAACCCAGGGGATGGTCGCCACCGAAGAAGGGCTGCGCCTCATCCCGAAAGTGCAGGAGCTTTTCAGCCATCTGCAAAGCATCAGTTCCCTTACCGAACAAATCAAAACCAGCAAGGCACACTCCGTACGGCTGGGTGCAGCACACGCGTTCGGGCAGATGATCGTGGCGCCAACGCTGGTGGAATTTCATAAGCAAGCAGCCTCGGTTAATGTCGAACTCGTCACCGAACACTTCAGCACGCTGTGCCAGAACATCCTGCAAAACCAGCTCGATTTCGCGCTGATCTTTGGTCAGCAGGTGCCGTCTGAGCTACTGGCTGAGCCACTGTTCCAATCCACGATGGTTGCCCTACTGCCGAAAAATAGCCCGATAAACGGCCCGGTATCGCTGGAATGGCTGTGCAACAACAACCTGCTGATGATGCAGCATCAGGACCCGCTCGGTCAGGTGGTACACCGTGCGCTGCGCGACAAAGCGCTACAGCCGGCGGCGTCGCTCTATATCAAAACCTACTCGGTGATCGCCGACATGGTGCTGGCGGGCGGTGGTGCGGGCATTGTCGATCTCTTTACCGCCTGCCGCTATGCCGACCAGCTCAAAATCGTCCCTATCGACCAGCCGCTGCCTTTTGAAGTCACGCTGATCAGCCGTCGTGATAACCCGCAGTCACAGGCAACGCTGCAACTGAAACAGATGATGAAAAATCGCTGTCGCGACATCGCCAGACAAAACGAAGCCCTGCTTAACGCCGCCTGATTCACGACAGACACCACGGATGGTTTTTTCTATCCCCTGCGGGAGCCCAACGCTATAATCCCCTCATCATTTGCTTAACAGGTATGCACCAATGATTCGCAGCATGACCGCTTACGCCCGCCGAGAAATCAAGGGCAACTGGGGAAGCGCAGCCTGGGAACTTCGTTCCGTTAACCAGCGCTATCTGGAAACCTATCTTCGTTTACCGGAACAATTCCGCAGCCTCGAACCCGTCGCCCGTGAGCGCATTCGCGCCCGTTTGACCCGTGGCAAAATCGAATGCAACCTGCGTTTTGAGCTCGACCCGAGTGCGCAAAGTGCGCTGATTCTGAACGAGAAACTGGCGAAGCAACTTGTTGAGGCCGCCAACTGGGTCAAAATGCAGAGCGACGAAGGAGAAATCAACCCAGTTGATATCCTGCGCTGGCCCGGCGTGATGTCGGCGGAAGAGCAGGATCTGGACGCTATCAGCGCCGAACTGCTGACCGCACTGGAAGGCGCGCTGGATGACTTCATCGCCGCGCGTGAAAGCGAAGGCAACGCGCTGAAAGCGCTGATCGAACAGCGTCTGGCGGGTGTCAGCGCCGAAGTCGTCAAAGTCCGCGCCCAGATGCCGAACATCCTGCTCTGGCAGCGTGAGCGCCTGCAAAGCAAGCTGGAAGATGCACAGGTACAACTGGAAAATAACCGTCTGGAACAGGAACTGGTGCTGATGGCGCAGCGCGTCGATGTCGCCGAAGAACTCGACCGCCTCGACGCTCACGTTAAAGAAACCTACAAAATCCTGAAAAAAGAAGAAGCCGTCGGCCGCCGCCTCGACTTCATGATGCAGGAATTCAACCGCGAATCGAACACGCTGGCCTCGAAATCCATCAACGCCGACGTCACCGCGTCAGCTATTGAGTTAAAAGTACTGATCGAGCAAATGCGGGAACAGATTCAGAATATCGAGTAACGATTCACGAAAAATCACCTGCTGTCAAAAAACCAAGAAGCCTGCGATATCGCGGGCTTTTTCATCATAATCGATAAAAAAAATAAATTTTATTTATATCAGGATATATTATCGTGTTCTCTCAAAAAACAATACTTTCGCCCTATAATTAGTAGAATGCAAATTATCAGACAAGCAAAAACATTGAAATATTGCCAGTTATTCGGGTAAGCTGCCTGCATAAAAGGAGAAAAAATTTGTAAAAGGGATATGTAATGCAATTATCAGATTATTTAAAATACAAAATGGAATCTGAAAGAGCTCTCGCCACTCACTTAGATAGCATTGCGCATAAATTTAAAGAAAACACCGTAAGCATTGCTTCTGATTTGTATAGTGGAATAGAAAGAGTGACATGGTATTCATCTTGTTTTATAGAGAAATACAATGACGATTGTCAGCAATTGAAATCTGAAAATGGAAGGATGTACCTTGCCATAAAGCAAATATACAAAAGAAGAGATGTAATACTTGATATTCTAGTTGCTTATATAAAAATTTTATTAAAAGATACTGAGGAAAGAGAGCAAAAATTAATAGCTAAAGCTATATTAGGTATATCAATTGCTTCAGACATGACTACAAATAGAGCAATAAAAATGTCAGTTGCTTATCTGCTTGCAAAACATATTGCATCTTCGCTAAATTTTTCACTATCGATTCGCCGATCGATTAATAAATACTCACTAATAGGATTAAGTGCTCTCACTTTTCATGGCAAGGTTCAGAAAGCCGCGATGTCTGCACGACACCTACATAATGTATGCCCAGAGCTATATTGGTCTCTCTATGCTATGCAGGTTGAAATGTTGTACTTCGTATTTGAAGAACGCCTGTCCCCCTACGTGCCAAGAAATCCCTATGACAAAATCGATATCACAGAAGCAATAAATGGAATTCTAAAAAAATGAGCTTAAAGAAAATATTTTCTTATGCAGCTAAAGAGTTTATTAACACATATACCACGATGGCGCTAATGATTGGTTTAGGTGTTTTATTCTACGAATTCATCCCTGAGCATTGGGGAAAACTGACTATTCTTTCTATTGTCATTATTGTTTATGTTGACGTAAAATTCTTTTCAAAAAAATCAGGCCGAAAGTAAATCGGCCTTTAATATTATCAGTAGGCTACATTCTGCCAAAGCATGTATGCACTTGTTCTTGCAATAACATGTTCCCATTCAATAGAAGCAAATTTGAATGATACGCTTTCCTGTGGCTGAACTTCATTATGTGTCAGTGAGTTAGGATAGAAAAAACGGATATTGCTGATAAGCGCATCCCGAAGCTTCATCTTAAAATAAAGTTCATTCCCACCAGATTGAGCCGTTCTATAGAAAGAAAAAACGCACTCCAGTTTTTCCTTATCATTAATTGCCTGAGCGAAAAGTGGTGTGGCTTTATCAATTGGTTTTCTGATTTCTACAGGAAGAAGAGAAATATTTTCTTCCCGACTAATGTTATTCACCAACTCATAAACAAAAATTTCATTCTCATGTGCGGATTGATACTTGTTTCCAATAGAATCCAGCGACGAACAACCTGCTGATATCAGTCCCTGCTTTTCCCCGGTAACGCTAAGATAAATAAGGTTGGACATTATGCCTCCATACAAAAAATCCCACTCTACGGCACAAAACCGTAGTATCAACTGCATGGATATAATACGCCCTAAGGTGAGTATTTAAAATAAAAAACCCAATGTTTTCGTGTAATTTCATGAATCATGAAATATCGCTTAAAGGATACCCTTTACAACAAATACTATTATAATCGACAGCCGACCTTCCTGACGTTTTTTAATAATTTTATCAGTCTATCTTTGTCATGATTTTCTCACTTACGTAAATTCGTTCTATTCTTCCAACATTATTAATCATCTAGCTGTGATACAAAAACGTTATTCAACCGACTTTTACATATCAAATAATCACTGATTTTTCGATATGGCAACAGTGGGGAATAAGCAGAAAACTCAGCATACCTTCTCTGACAAAAGCATCAGGATTTCTATTTATTCTTGGCATTTAATATAAAATCTGGAATAAAAATAGTAACTATATTAGTGACCCATCCATATCCAAGATATCAATACAATGGCGTTGATTGAATTTATATTTCCTTAAAATGAAAAGGATGGGTCTTAGAATTTAATCAAAATAAAATCAGGATGTGTATTCACAATTACAGCTAGTGTATTGCTGCTTAGTATTAATATAAACATGACATGACTTCTCATGTTTATTATTTTTATACAATCTTACCGTTAAATGCATATTTTTATCAGTTGCCGTAGTATGGGGACCAGCAACGACCATCGCACCCGTTGTCGATCCTGCCATGTTGGCATAAGCACTGACCGTAGGACATTGTTTAACA is drawn from Pectobacterium aroidearum and contains these coding sequences:
- a CDS encoding Hcp family type VI secretion system effector, which produces MSNLIYLSVTGEKQGLISAGCSSLDSIGNKYQSAHENEIFVYELVNNISREENISLLPVEIRKPIDKATPLFAQAINDKEKLECVFSFYRTAQSGGNELYFKMKLRDALISNIRFFYPNSLTHNEVQPQESVSFKFASIEWEHVIARTSAYMLWQNVAY